TAAAGCCCGCAAAATGATTTCCTGGGGGATTTTCGTCACCTCTTCTCTAATAGCTCTTTGAAGGCCTCTCAATGTAGAAATTCTTCGcttattcagtttgtttttcagaTGTCCCCTTAGGAAATAGTCGCATGGTGCAACATCAGGACTGTTTGGAATCCATTGTTCTGGTCTCAGGAATTGCACTTGCTGATCTGTTAGGAATTTCTGGGTGACCTTAGATGCATGCGATGGGGCAGAGTCCTGATGGAACACAGCATCACTATTAGGGTACAATCTGCAGTAATCATCCTTAAGAAAGGGCTTTAATATCTTCTGTATATAATACTCAGAATTTATTTTGGCCCCAGGTTTCACAAACCGAGGTT
Above is a window of Parasteatoda tepidariorum isolate YZ-2023 chromosome 5, CAS_Ptep_4.0, whole genome shotgun sequence DNA encoding:
- the LOC122270599 gene encoding histone-lysine N-methyltransferase SETMAR-like, coding for MGISAHGVTEPRFVKPGAKINSEYYIQKILKPFLKDDYCRLYPNSDAVFHQDSAPSHASKVTQKFLTDQQVQFLRPEQWIPNSPDVAPCDYFLRGHLKNKLNKRRISTLRGLQRAIREEVTKIPQEIILRALKSWPKCCRQIYYAGGRQIEKHR